One genomic window of Coffea eugenioides isolate CCC68of chromosome 1, Ceug_1.0, whole genome shotgun sequence includes the following:
- the LOC113775501 gene encoding uncharacterized protein LOC113775501 — translation MGDVTLYVVDEEDDAFMSTPHHHYCHSPPPPPPPSALCRICHEAELESCKSLESPCACSGTVKFAHRDCIQRWCNEKGNTICELCLQKFEPGYTAPPKKAQLLMDSTALRASIRESTETPTREREHEIGGEEMVDVEYSECSSAADTTASYCRSVALIFTALLLLRHMLALISGGTGDYPFTLLTLLIIRATGILLPMYILIRIITAIQNSVRRTRNYEVSEGETHPVFHDRQQRR, via the exons ATGGGAGATGTGACATTATATGTGGTGGACGAGGAGGATGATGCTTTTATGTCAACACCCCATCATCATTATTGTCattcaccaccaccaccaccaccaccttcGGCTTTATGCAGAATATGCCACGAAGCAGAGTTGGAAAGCTGCAAGAGCTTGGAATCTCCATGCGCTTGTTCCGGAACTGTCAAG tttGCTCACAGAGACTGCATACAGAGATGGTGCAACGAAAAGGGGAACACAATTTGTGAACTTTGTTTGCAG AAGTTTGAACCGGGGTATACAGCTCCTCCTAAGAAGGCCCAGCTGCTGATGGATTCAACAGCACTAAGAGCAAGCATCAG gGAAAGCACGGAAACTccaacaagagagagagagcatgaAATTGGAGGGGAAGAAATGGTCGACGTCGAGTACTCGGAATGCTCATCCGCAGCCGACACCACTGCCTCCTACTGCAGATCAGTGGCTCTTATT TTCACGGCATTGCTCCTGCTGCGACACATGCTTGCACTGATCAGCGGAGGAACAGGGGATTACCCTTTCACGCTACTCACA TTGCTGATTATACGGGCTACCGGCATCCTATTGCCCATGTACATATTGATTCGGATAATCACCGCAATCCAAAACAGCGTTAGGAGGACCCGTAACTATGAG GTTTCTGAAGGAGAAACGCACCCAGTTTTTCATGACAGACAGCAACGGAGATGA